From Hippea alviniae EP5-r, the proteins below share one genomic window:
- a CDS encoding DUF815 domain-containing protein encodes MIADGFAFRVENRTIKPIINFSTARLENLIGIDAQIKQLKINTEAFLSNKPFLDVLLWGERGCGKSSVVKALINHYREKGLKIIQIPTDEATFIYDIYELISAYKTSKFILFFDDISFDEQNDEYRKFKSSIEGGLEEKPTNAMIIATSNKRHLIKDEVLKTDSIYSADEISEQMSLYARFGLTISFRMPDKDTYLKIVEYYLKQYSLNKFPNWNKEALSFAISKGARSGRVAKQFVISKLLRL; translated from the coding sequence ATGATAGCAGACGGCTTTGCGTTTAGGGTTGAAAATAGGACGATAAAGCCAATAATCAACTTCTCAACGGCAAGATTAGAAAATCTAATAGGCATAGACGCACAGATTAAGCAGCTCAAAATCAACACAGAAGCATTTTTATCCAACAAACCATTCTTAGATGTCCTTCTATGGGGTGAAAGGGGCTGTGGCAAGTCATCAGTCGTAAAGGCACTAATCAACCATTACAGAGAAAAAGGATTAAAGATTATCCAGATACCAACAGACGAAGCAACATTTATCTATGACATATACGAGCTCATCTCGGCATACAAAACATCTAAGTTTATACTGTTCTTTGATGATATCTCTTTCGATGAACAAAACGACGAATATAGAAAATTCAAGTCTTCAATAGAAGGTGGTTTAGAAGAGAAACCAACAAATGCGATGATTATAGCCACATCAAACAAAAGACATCTAATAAAAGATGAAGTTCTAAAGACAGATTCCATATACAGCGCTGATGAGATAAGTGAGCAGATGTCTCTTTATGCCAGGTTTGGACTCACAATCTCATTTAGAATGCCAGACAAAGATACATATTTAAAAATCGTTGAATATTACCTAAAGCAATACAGCTTAAACAAGTTTCCCAACTGGAACAAAGAAGCCCTATCATTTGCCATATCAAAAGGTGCAAGAAGCGGAAGGGTTGCAAAGCAGTTTGTTATATCAAAACTTCTAAGACTTTAA
- a CDS encoding 2,3-bisphosphoglycerate-dependent phosphoglycerate mutase — protein sequence MALLVLLRHGKSMWNKLNLFTGWVDVPLAKEGIDEALKAGEKLKDICFDEVYTSALIRSIQTAMIALSVNNCGKVPIIQHSEGRMKEWANMPDTINVLPVYETEALNERYYGDLQGLNKQETAEKYGADTVHKWRRSYDINPPGGESLKDNYHRTIPFFESTIIPKLKEGKNILISAHGNSLRAIVKYLENISDEDIPKFEIPTGKPLFYEYKETKFIKKLEDEE from the coding sequence ATGGCTTTATTGGTTCTTTTAAGACACGGCAAGTCGATGTGGAACAAGCTCAATCTCTTTACAGGCTGGGTGGATGTCCCACTCGCAAAAGAAGGCATCGATGAAGCACTAAAAGCAGGAGAAAAGCTCAAAGACATATGCTTTGACGAAGTCTATACATCTGCACTGATAAGGTCAATCCAGACGGCAATGATAGCACTATCTGTAAACAACTGTGGCAAAGTTCCAATAATTCAGCATTCAGAAGGCAGAATGAAAGAGTGGGCAAATATGCCTGATACTATAAATGTCTTACCCGTCTATGAGACGGAAGCGCTAAACGAAAGATATTATGGCGACCTGCAAGGATTAAACAAACAAGAAACAGCAGAAAAATACGGAGCAGATACAGTCCACAAGTGGAGAAGAAGCTATGACATAAATCCACCGGGTGGTGAGTCTTTGAAAGACAATTATCACAGAACAATACCATTCTTCGAAAGCACAATAATACCAAAACTAAAAGAAGGCAAAAATATCCTAATCAGTGCGCATGGAAACAGCCTAAGGGCAATTGTCAAATACCTTGAAAATATATCAGATGAAGATATACCAAAATTTGAGATACCAACGGGAAAACCACTGTTTTATGAATATAAAGAAACAAAATTCATAAAGAAGTTAGAAGATGAAGAGTAG
- a CDS encoding DRTGG domain-containing protein produces the protein MRGIKNIYVVGRKNPDLDSVASAVAYAELKNTLDAETNYVATVCGGIDETTQKVFGYYNIPFPKYIADLSLRVEDVMTQNTITVRRDEPVTEIFRLMLKNDLRVVPVVKENGEFVGYFGMIDIAKKSISSVMPDIFRKIKTSISIIKRAVDGETIVETEREDDEFIATIIMGVVDREGLMNIIERIEPESVIMVVGNREDLQRAAIEVGVRCIVISHGYDISDELKKLAEENGVAVISSEYDAFATVGLIEWGIPVESVCEKSETMVNPLDLIKDIKEVVYTSNNRAVVVVDTKKRVKGIITRTDIIKYDRRNVILIDHSSSIDAPDGIFECNILEIIDHHRLGDIQTGFRTRYRIEPWGATASIIVDEFKKNRIKPSKTSSLLLAAGIIVNTKFLTENVVDEDMESLEWICSVWEMNSSDLSEELKRVINS, from the coding sequence ATGAGAGGGATAAAAAACATTTATGTGGTTGGAAGGAAAAATCCTGATTTAGACAGCGTTGCCAGTGCCGTTGCTTATGCAGAGCTTAAGAATACCTTAGATGCAGAAACAAACTATGTGGCGACTGTTTGCGGCGGGATAGACGAGACAACGCAGAAAGTTTTTGGTTATTACAACATCCCTTTCCCTAAGTATATAGCTGATTTGAGTCTTCGTGTTGAAGATGTTATGACACAGAACACAATAACGGTTAGAAGGGACGAGCCGGTTACTGAGATATTTAGGCTAATGTTGAAAAACGACTTAAGGGTTGTGCCCGTCGTTAAGGAGAATGGTGAGTTTGTTGGCTATTTTGGTATGATAGATATAGCAAAAAAGAGTATTTCGTCGGTTATGCCGGATATATTCAGGAAGATAAAGACAAGTATCTCTATAATAAAAAGGGCTGTTGATGGCGAGACGATAGTTGAAACAGAAAGAGAAGATGATGAATTTATAGCAACGATTATTATGGGTGTTGTCGATAGAGAAGGTTTGATGAACATAATTGAAAGGATTGAGCCGGAAAGCGTTATAATGGTTGTAGGAAATAGAGAAGATTTACAAAGAGCTGCAATCGAAGTTGGTGTTAGGTGTATAGTTATCTCTCACGGATACGACATAAGTGATGAGTTGAAGAAATTAGCAGAAGAAAACGGTGTTGCTGTTATATCGTCAGAATATGACGCGTTTGCGACGGTTGGTTTGATAGAATGGGGTATTCCTGTCGAGAGTGTTTGTGAGAAGAGTGAAACTATGGTTAACCCTTTGGATTTGATTAAAGATATAAAGGAAGTAGTTTATACTTCAAATAATAGAGCTGTTGTCGTTGTTGATACAAAGAAAAGGGTTAAAGGCATCATAACAAGAACAGATATTATAAAATACGACAGAAGAAATGTAATCTTAATAGACCACTCTTCAAGTATAGATGCACCAGATGGAATATTTGAGTGCAATATTCTTGAGATTATAGACCATCATAGATTAGGTGATATCCAGACTGGTTTTAGAACAAGATACAGAATAGAGCCGTGGGGGGCAACAGCATCAATAATAGTTGATGAGTTTAAGAAAAATCGTATAAAACCATCAAAGACATCGTCTCTATTGCTTGCTGCTGGTATAATAGTAAATACTAAGTTTCTGACAGAAAATGTGGTTGATGAAGATATGGAGAGCCTTGAGTGGATATGTTCTGTATGGGAGATGAACTCGTCAGACCTTTCAGAAGAGCTTAAAAGAGTAATAAATTCTTAA
- a CDS encoding sodium-translocating pyrophosphatase, protein MVNATTALYLTFIASFLSIGYALFAAYYVLSKEDGNERMKEIAKAIQEGAGAFLAREYKSIAIVAIVIFAILWALGAKSEHFGLLTALGYLTGAILSGLAGYIGMFVAVRTNVKTAQMAKNGLARALDLAFKGGSVTGFLVTGFGLLAISGFYYVSVYIFKQPVEHTIKALIGLAFGTSLISVFARLGGGIYTKAADVGADLVGKVEAGIPEDDPRNPAVIADNVGDNVGDCAGMAADVFETFTVTTVAAMVLGHTLFDKPGSIGIAAMFPLLIGAIASVSAIVGAFFVRLGRSNNIMGAFYKGMFVTAIIALVIIYFASQKFFGTPIKYSWGEVTANGVFFSSLIGMAITGLLMFITEFYTSYEYPPVKSIAKASVTGHATNIIQGMAVMLKAPALPAIVIALGMFFSYKLAGLYGIAIAAAAMLSLTGMVISIDSYGPITDNAGGIAEMAELDETVRAVTDPLDAVGNTTKAVTKGFAIGSAALAALVLFAEYTRSIGAGSHSFDLSNPLVLVGLLLGGLLPFYFGAMSMEAVGVAGGMMVEEVRRQFREIKGILEGKAKPDYAACVDIVTRESLKKMIAPGLIPVLGPIIVYALFGKIALGALSMGSIITGFFLAVAMTSGGGAWDNAKKYIEDGNFGGKGSEAHKAAVTGDTVGDPLKDTAGPAINPMIKIINIIAILIVLTSF, encoded by the coding sequence ATGGTAAACGCAACAACAGCTTTGTATCTTACATTCATTGCGTCGTTTTTGTCGATTGGTTATGCATTATTTGCAGCGTATTATGTCCTTTCAAAGGAAGATGGCAACGAAAGAATGAAGGAGATTGCCAAAGCCATTCAAGAAGGTGCAGGGGCTTTCTTGGCGAGAGAGTATAAGAGTATAGCAATAGTTGCCATCGTTATATTCGCCATTTTGTGGGCTTTGGGTGCAAAGAGTGAGCATTTTGGACTTTTGACGGCTTTGGGATATTTGACGGGTGCAATTCTTTCTGGTCTTGCAGGTTATATCGGTATGTTTGTTGCCGTTAGAACGAATGTTAAGACAGCCCAGATGGCTAAAAACGGTCTTGCAAGAGCTTTAGATTTGGCATTCAAAGGTGGTTCTGTTACGGGATTCCTTGTGACGGGCTTTGGTCTTCTTGCTATTTCTGGTTTCTATTATGTTTCTGTGTACATCTTTAAACAGCCTGTTGAGCATACGATTAAAGCTTTGATAGGTCTTGCATTCGGTACAAGCTTAATCAGTGTTTTTGCTCGTCTTGGTGGTGGAATTTACACTAAAGCCGCAGATGTCGGTGCTGACCTTGTGGGTAAGGTTGAAGCTGGAATTCCTGAAGACGACCCGAGAAACCCAGCGGTTATAGCTGACAATGTGGGTGATAATGTTGGTGACTGTGCTGGAATGGCTGCTGATGTTTTTGAAACATTCACTGTTACGACTGTTGCAGCAATGGTTTTGGGCCATACACTGTTTGACAAACCTGGTTCAATTGGGATAGCTGCAATGTTCCCGCTTCTGATTGGCGCTATCGCTTCTGTCTCTGCAATTGTTGGAGCGTTTTTTGTAAGGCTTGGCAGGTCAAACAATATTATGGGTGCTTTCTATAAAGGTATGTTTGTTACAGCTATAATTGCTCTTGTTATCATATACTTTGCATCTCAAAAGTTCTTTGGCACACCGATTAAGTATTCCTGGGGCGAAGTAACGGCAAATGGCGTATTCTTCTCATCTTTAATAGGTATGGCTATAACGGGTCTGTTGATGTTTATAACAGAGTTTTACACTTCTTATGAGTATCCACCTGTTAAATCCATAGCTAAAGCTTCTGTTACAGGTCATGCAACAAACATTATTCAGGGTATGGCTGTAATGCTCAAAGCTCCTGCTTTGCCAGCAATTGTTATTGCTCTGGGCATGTTCTTCTCATACAAACTTGCCGGTCTTTACGGTATAGCAATTGCTGCAGCAGCTATGTTATCATTGACAGGAATGGTAATCTCTATCGACTCATACGGTCCTATTACAGATAACGCTGGTGGAATTGCAGAAATGGCAGAGCTCGATGAGACTGTAAGGGCTGTTACCGACCCATTAGATGCTGTTGGAAATACAACAAAAGCCGTTACAAAGGGATTTGCTATAGGTTCTGCTGCTTTGGCTGCTTTAGTTCTGTTTGCTGAATATACTCGCTCCATCGGTGCAGGTTCTCACTCCTTTGACTTAAGCAATCCGCTTGTTCTCGTTGGACTGCTTCTTGGTGGCCTTTTGCCATTCTATTTTGGCGCTATGAGTATGGAAGCTGTCGGTGTTGCAGGCGGAATGATGGTTGAAGAAGTTAGAAGACAGTTTAGAGAGATAAAAGGCATATTGGAAGGAAAGGCAAAGCCAGATTATGCGGCTTGCGTTGATATTGTTACAAGGGAGTCCTTGAAAAAGATGATAGCACCGGGTCTGATACCTGTTTTAGGCCCGATTATTGTTTATGCTCTGTTTGGTAAGATTGCACTTGGCGCACTCTCTATGGGTTCGATTATAACGGGATTCTTCCTTGCAGTTGCAATGACAAGCGGCGGTGGTGCATGGGATAATGCCAAAAAATACATAGAAGATGGTAATTTCGGTGGTAAAGGTAGCGAAGCTCATAAGGCTGCAGTAACAGGTGATACGGTTGGAGACCCACTGAAGGATACGGCTGGTCCTGCTATTAACCCGATGATTAAGATTATAAACATAATCGCTATTTTGATAGTTCTGACAAGCTTCTAA
- the purC gene encoding phosphoribosylaminoimidazolesuccinocarboxamide synthase, whose translation MVEETKLLYEGKAKKVYETNDPNLLIIYFKDDATAFNGKKHEIIDEKGALNKAITTKVFQWLEECGIKTHFVEENSGREIVVKRLKMIPVEVVVRNIAAGSIAKRLGLKQGEKLPRPILEYYYKSDELDDPWINEDHITAFGWADEETLKKIREIAFKVNECLREKFDKAGIILVDFKLEFGFDNEGNLVLGDEFTPDGSRLWDKETGEVLDKDRFRRDLGDLIEGYEKILMKISRV comes from the coding sequence ATGGTTGAAGAGACAAAGCTTTTGTATGAAGGTAAGGCTAAAAAGGTTTATGAAACAAATGACCCAAATCTGCTTATTATCTATTTCAAAGATGATGCAACAGCTTTTAACGGTAAAAAACACGAAATTATAGACGAAAAGGGCGCTTTAAATAAGGCTATTACAACTAAGGTATTTCAGTGGCTTGAAGAGTGTGGAATAAAGACACATTTTGTTGAAGAGAATTCTGGAAGAGAGATAGTTGTTAAAAGACTTAAGATGATACCTGTTGAAGTTGTGGTTAGAAATATTGCTGCGGGCTCCATTGCAAAAAGGCTTGGACTTAAGCAGGGTGAGAAATTGCCAAGACCAATTCTTGAATATTATTACAAAAGCGATGAGTTAGATGACCCGTGGATTAACGAAGACCACATTACAGCTTTCGGTTGGGCTGATGAAGAGACTCTAAAAAAGATTAGAGAGATAGCTTTTAAGGTTAATGAGTGTTTGAGGGAGAAGTTTGATAAGGCTGGTATTATACTTGTTGACTTTAAACTTGAGTTTGGCTTCGACAACGAAGGCAACCTTGTGCTGGGCGATGAGTTTACACCGGATGGCTCAAGGCTATGGGACAAAGAGACAGGCGAAGTTTTGGATAAGGATAGATTTAGGAGAGATTTAGGCGATTTGATAGAAGGGTATGAGAAGATTTTGATGAAGATATCAAGGGTCTAA
- the purS gene encoding phosphoribosylformylglycinamidine synthase subunit PurS, with amino-acid sequence MKYVVIVMPKKAILDPQGKAIKQVAEDYLNKSIKDIRVGKYFEIELDREDDELVEKLAKNILSNEVIEDYLVKKV; translated from the coding sequence ATGAAGTATGTGGTAATTGTTATGCCTAAGAAAGCGATACTTGACCCGCAGGGAAAGGCGATAAAGCAGGTTGCTGAAGATTATCTGAATAAGTCTATTAAAGATATAAGGGTTGGAAAATACTTTGAGATAGAGCTTGACAGAGAAGATGATGAGCTTGTTGAGAAGCTTGCAAAGAATATCCTATCAAATGAAGTGATAGAAGACTATCTGGTGAAGAAGGTATGA
- the purQ gene encoding phosphoribosylformylglycinamidine synthase I, whose protein sequence is MRVGIVQFLGTNCDYDCKYACDCLGFESEFIWYSQADVEGFDVIILPGGFSYGDYLRSGALAKFSPVMKAVADFSKKGGKVIGICNGFQILIEVGLLKGALLKNKNLRFIHKDVYLKVEKSRCRFTKGLEGEVLRMPIAHGEGNYFCSDDYLKYLQDNEMIVLRYSNESGDVKDECNPNGSVYNIAGICNESGNVFGLMPHPERAVGDLGKDGEKIFERFL, encoded by the coding sequence ATGAGAGTTGGCATAGTTCAGTTTCTTGGGACAAACTGCGATTATGACTGTAAATACGCATGCGACTGTTTAGGATTTGAAAGTGAGTTTATCTGGTATAGTCAAGCTGATGTTGAAGGGTTTGATGTTATTATCTTGCCCGGTGGTTTCTCATACGGAGATTATTTAAGGAGTGGGGCATTAGCAAAGTTCTCACCTGTCATGAAGGCAGTTGCCGATTTTTCCAAAAAGGGCGGTAAGGTTATTGGCATCTGCAACGGTTTTCAGATTTTAATTGAAGTGGGATTGCTCAAAGGTGCTCTTTTGAAGAATAAAAACCTTCGTTTTATACATAAAGATGTGTATTTGAAGGTTGAAAAGAGCAGATGCAGGTTTACTAAAGGCCTTGAAGGTGAAGTTCTTAGAATGCCTATAGCTCACGGTGAAGGCAACTATTTCTGCAGTGATGATTATCTGAAGTATTTGCAGGACAACGAGATGATTGTTTTGAGATACTCAAATGAGTCCGGCGATGTAAAGGATGAGTGCAATCCTAATGGCTCTGTTTACAATATAGCTGGAATTTGCAACGAGAGTGGTAATGTATTTGGCTTGATGCCGCATCCTGAAAGGGCTGTGGGTGATTTGGGTAAGGATGGCGAGAAGATTTTTGAACGATTCCTATAG
- the hemL gene encoding glutamate-1-semialdehyde 2,1-aminomutase has product MFEKSRRLFEEAKRYIVGGVNSPVRAFKNVGRTPLFIAKAKGSKIYDEDGNEFIDYVNSWGPAILGHADDEVIDKIEEVLEKGFSFGAPTILETEIAKRIVNAFDSIELVRFVSSGTEAAMSAIRLARGVTGRDNILKFTGCYHGHSDSLLVGAGSGSSTFGVPSSKGVPIDFAKHTLLAEFNDLDAVEDIFKKYGNSIAAVIVEPVAGNMGVIRPVEGFLEGLRRVCDDYGAILIFDEVMTGFRLTYGGAQHIYNVKPDITILGKVVGGGFPAACFGARKEIMEYLAPEGEVYQAGTLSGNPIAMAAGIATLDILKRKNPYEELNKNTQKIISRIIGLGVEYGIPVSGEAIGSMFSIFFKEDKPKNYSEVSKSDQRLFTNYFIGLLERGIYIPPSQFESNFITIKHSLADIENTLVAVEEVFRELSSGRFYV; this is encoded by the coding sequence ATGTTTGAAAAGAGCAGAAGGCTGTTTGAAGAAGCAAAGAGATACATAGTTGGTGGTGTTAACAGTCCTGTTAGGGCTTTTAAGAATGTTGGAAGAACGCCACTTTTTATAGCAAAGGCTAAAGGTTCTAAGATTTACGATGAAGATGGCAACGAATTTATCGACTATGTAAATAGCTGGGGACCTGCTATCTTAGGCCATGCAGATGATGAAGTGATAGATAAGATAGAAGAAGTTTTGGAGAAGGGTTTTTCGTTTGGTGCTCCCACTATACTCGAAACGGAGATTGCAAAGCGCATTGTAAATGCATTTGACTCTATAGAGCTTGTAAGGTTTGTAAGTTCTGGAACAGAAGCGGCAATGAGTGCTATAAGGCTTGCTCGTGGCGTGACAGGAAGAGACAATATCTTGAAGTTTACAGGGTGTTATCACGGGCATTCGGATAGTCTGCTTGTTGGTGCTGGTTCTGGCTCAAGCACATTTGGTGTTCCTTCAAGTAAAGGTGTTCCAATTGATTTTGCAAAACATACACTGCTTGCCGAGTTTAACGATTTGGATGCTGTTGAAGACATATTCAAAAAGTATGGAAACAGCATTGCTGCTGTGATTGTTGAGCCTGTTGCTGGCAATATGGGTGTTATAAGGCCAGTCGAAGGCTTTTTGGAAGGTTTAAGAAGAGTGTGCGATGATTATGGTGCGATTTTGATTTTTGATGAAGTAATGACGGGTTTCAGGCTGACCTATGGTGGTGCTCAGCATATTTACAATGTAAAACCCGATATAACGATTTTGGGCAAGGTTGTTGGTGGTGGATTTCCGGCTGCGTGTTTTGGAGCGAGAAAAGAGATAATGGAATATTTGGCACCAGAAGGAGAAGTGTATCAGGCAGGAACATTAAGCGGCAACCCTATTGCTATGGCTGCAGGAATAGCAACACTTGACATATTAAAGAGAAAAAATCCATACGAAGAGTTGAATAAAAATACCCAGAAAATCATATCTCGCATCATCGGTCTGGGTGTAGAATATGGAATACCTGTAAGTGGTGAAGCAATTGGCTCGATGTTTAGTATATTTTTCAAGGAAGATAAGCCAAAGAATTACTCCGAAGTCTCAAAAAGCGACCAAAGGCTGTTTACAAACTACTTTATAGGTTTGCTTGAGCGCGGCATATACATACCACCGTCTCAGTTTGAGTCTAATTTTATAACAATTAAACACTCGCTTGCGGATATAGAGAATACGCTTGTTGCTGTTGAAGAAGTGTTTAGAGAGCTTTCAAGTGGAAGATTTTATGTATGA
- a CDS encoding AtpZ/AtpI family protein, translated as MKRDERRKKVKFYRELYDATTVGFSVVFAILIGGALGYWLDRKYNSPYHWLFFLFLFFGIAAGFKNMFYGIKKQSKNEDNDKKT; from the coding sequence ATGAAAAGGGATGAGAGAAGAAAGAAAGTAAAGTTTTACAGAGAGCTTTACGATGCAACAACCGTAGGTTTTAGCGTTGTATTTGCCATTCTTATTGGCGGTGCTTTGGGATATTGGCTTGATAGAAAATACAACTCGCCATACCATTGGCTCTTTTTTCTTTTTCTCTTTTTCGGTATAGCTGCAGGGTTTAAGAATATGTTTTACGGCATTAAGAAGCAGTCAAAGAATGAAGATAACGATAAAAAGACTTGA
- the atpB gene encoding F0F1 ATP synthase subunit A, whose protein sequence is MEAPTFLDFIIHATGLPAYLVFTWFVMLVILLLALIVRSSLKLVPEGIQNVAESVVYGVYSFVEDILGKEETPKHFPLIATLAIFIFFANITELIPYFAPPTSNLNTTLSMALIVFVYYQFLGIKKHGFKYIKHFMGPVWWLVPLMLPIEIIGHFARIISLSVRLFGNIFGDDLLLAIIFFLAPWLVPLPIMGLVLFAASLQAFIFFLLTTLYIADAVSEPEH, encoded by the coding sequence ATGGAAGCACCAACCTTTTTAGACTTTATTATTCATGCAACAGGGTTGCCTGCTTATTTGGTATTTACTTGGTTTGTAATGTTGGTAATTCTTCTTTTGGCATTGATCGTTAGAAGTTCTCTAAAGCTTGTGCCTGAAGGCATACAAAATGTTGCAGAGAGTGTAGTATATGGTGTTTACAGTTTTGTTGAAGACATACTTGGAAAGGAAGAGACGCCAAAACATTTTCCTTTGATAGCAACCTTAGCTATTTTTATATTTTTTGCCAATATAACAGAGCTTATACCGTATTTTGCTCCGCCGACATCAAACTTAAACACAACGCTTTCTATGGCTCTAATCGTATTTGTCTATTATCAATTTTTGGGTATTAAGAAGCACGGTTTTAAGTATATAAAACACTTTATGGGTCCTGTATGGTGGCTTGTGCCACTTATGTTGCCTATTGAGATTATCGGCCATTTTGCGAGAATTATATCGTTATCCGTCAGGTTGTTTGGTAATATCTTTGGCGATGATCTGTTGCTTGCTATTATATTTTTCTTGGCTCCTTGGCTTGTTCCATTGCCAATAATGGGACTTGTTCTATTTGCTGCAAGTCTGCAGGCGTTCATCTTTTTCTTGCTTACGACTCTATACATTGCAGATGCAGTAAGTGAGCCAGAACATTAA
- a CDS encoding ATP synthase subunit C, with amino-acid sequence MKGKVLMLSALAVLVALPALAAGDAATASAAANLVLKKYYMFVAMGGAIGLGLAAGGGGIGQGHAVNGTVLGTARNPALSGKLLTVMMIGLAMIESLVIYMLVIVLIIFYTNPFHI; translated from the coding sequence ATGAAGGGTAAGGTTCTTATGTTGAGTGCACTTGCAGTGCTTGTTGCTTTGCCAGCTTTAGCTGCTGGTGATGCTGCTACTGCTTCTGCTGCTGCCAACCTTGTTCTGAAGAAGTATTACATGTTTGTTGCTATGGGTGGCGCTATCGGTTTGGGCTTGGCAGCTGGCGGTGGTGGAATCGGTCAGGGTCATGCAGTTAACGGAACAGTTCTTGGAACTGCAAGAAATCCGGCTCTTTCCGGTAAACTGCTTACCGTTATGATGATTGGTCTTGCTATGATTGAGTCCTTAGTTATCTACATGCTCGTTATCGTTCTTATTATCTTCTATACGAACCCATTCCACATCTAA